The Pseudolabrys sp. FHR47 genome contains a region encoding:
- a CDS encoding flagellar assembly protein FliX, which produces MRITGSNAASLSATPTAARRAGAGGTFSLSGFEPASTPAPATALRSVAGLDSLLALQGVEDPTEKRKRAVARGRTALDVLDELKLGMIGGSLDTSTIARLKVAAEGLTDGTGDPGLDGVMAEIDLRVAVELAKVGRR; this is translated from the coding sequence ATGCGCATCACCGGATCGAACGCGGCCTCGCTGTCGGCTACACCCACCGCCGCGCGGCGTGCGGGAGCTGGCGGCACCTTCAGCCTCTCTGGCTTCGAGCCGGCCTCAACGCCCGCGCCTGCCACTGCGCTGCGGTCGGTCGCTGGCCTGGATAGCCTGCTGGCGCTGCAGGGTGTCGAGGATCCGACGGAGAAGAGGAAGCGAGCGGTCGCCAGGGGCCGTACGGCACTCGATGTGCTCGACGAACTTAAACTCGGCATGATCGGCGGCTCGCTCGATACCTCCACCATTGCCCGCCTCAAGGTGGCAGCCGAGGGCCTGACCGACGGCACCGGTGATCCGGGACTCGACGGGGTCATGGCGGAAATCGACCTCAGGGTGGCCGTCGAACTCGCGAAAGTCGGCCGCCGCTAG
- the dksA gene encoding RNA polymerase-binding protein DksA produces MLAKVKPYRPSDKEPFMNERQREYFRAKLLQWREDILKEAKETLQHLQEENQNHPDLADRASSETDRSIELRARDRQRKLISKIDEALARIEDGTYGYCEETGEPISLRRLEARPIATLSVEAQERHERREKVYRDD; encoded by the coding sequence ATGTTGGCGAAAGTGAAGCCTTATCGGCCGTCCGATAAGGAGCCGTTTATGAATGAGCGTCAGCGCGAATACTTTCGCGCGAAGCTGTTGCAATGGCGCGAGGATATCCTGAAGGAGGCCAAGGAGACACTCCAGCACCTCCAGGAAGAAAACCAGAATCACCCGGACCTGGCCGATCGGGCCTCGTCCGAAACCGATCGCTCCATCGAGCTGCGGGCTCGCGACCGGCAGCGCAAGCTGATCTCCAAGATCGACGAGGCGCTGGCCCGAATCGAGGACGGCACCTACGGCTACTGCGAGGAGACCGGTGAGCCGATCTCACTGCGTCGTCTCGAGGCTCGGCCGATTGCGACTTTGTCGGTTGAAGCGCAGGAGCGCCATGAGCGCCGCGAAAAGGTCTATCGCGACGA